The following DNA comes from Methanobacterium sp..
AGTTTCTCGGTTCTTTTAAGATCAATCTTGAAATCATTGAAATCCCGATTGTTTATTCCTATTACCTCTGCTCCTGCTTTTATTGCCAGTTCTATTTCTTCCTTACTTTTACATTCCACCAGAGCATCCATATCTAGATAATTACATAGTTCAATCCCTTCACGCAGATCGGGATAGACATCGGTCATTAAAAGAACCGCACTTGCACCGTAGGCCCGGGCTTCATAGATCTGATAGGGATCCAGAATGAAATCCTTGCGAAGCAAGGGAAGGCGGGTTATTCTGCAGGCCAGTTTCAGATTGTCAATGTTGCTTTTGAAAAATGATTCTTCAGTTAGTACACTGACTGCACTGGCTCCTCCTTCCTCAAACAGAGGGACCACATCACCCACTGTGAGCGGGCTGATTTCACCAAGGGAGGGGGATGCTGGTTTGTACTCGCAGATAATGGAAACGTCTTCTTCTTTATGTAATGATTTTTTAAAATCTGTT
Coding sequences within:
- a CDS encoding indole-3-glycerol-phosphate synthase; amino-acid sequence: MKFTDIIKERERLLDIRKKYQPLAELKENIKRVKLRTDFKKSLHKEEDVSIICEYKPASPSLGEISPLTVGDVVPLFEEGGASAVSVLTEESFFKSNIDNLKLACRITRLPLLRKDFILDPYQIYEARAYGASAVLLMTDVYPDLREGIELCNYLDMDALVECKSKEEIELAIKAGAEVIGINNRDFNDFKIDLKRTEKLASLVPSNLTLVSESGVQTPEDVYFLSKLGVDALLVGSSIMGSSHILEKVKKLVSAGKIPKPEDQRDSVNYKW